The Azospirillum baldaniorum DNA window ATGGTCGGGCTGCTGACGCGTGTTCTGCCGCGAACGCCGTTGCCGGGCAGCACCGACAGCTACGCCGGGACACTGCGCTCCATTCCCGCCCTGTTTCTGCGTGACCGGGTTTTGCTGACGCGCGGACTTCTCGCTCTGCTGATCTTTGCGGCCTTCAGCACATTCTGGACAAGCTTGGTTCTGCCGCTCAGCACCGCCCCTTTCCACTATTCGCACACGCAGATCGGACTGTTCGGTCTGGTCGGTGTAGCAGGGGCGATAGCCGCGACGGGCGCGGGACGCCTCGCGGACCGCGGTCTCGGCCAATGTACGATGACCCTGTCTCTCACGCTCCTGCTGCTGTCATGGGGGCTGATTGCGTTTCTGCCATCGTCCATTCCGCTTCTCCTGATCGGCGTCGTCCTGCTCGATCTCGCCGTGCAGGCGGTCCACGTCACCAACCAGAGCATCATCGTCGCCCGCCACCCGACGGCACGCAGCCGTCTCGTCGGTGGCTACATGGTTTTCTATTCGATTGGCAGTGCCATGGGAGCAAGTGCCGCGACCATGGCTTACGCCCATGCCGGCTGGCACGGCGTTTCGATGCTGGGAGCAGCATTCAGCACCGCTGCAGTGCTGACGTGGGCCGGCGCGCGCCATCGGCCGGTTGGTGGCGAAGCGACGGAATGCGCCGACGGACTCTGAGCTTCTGGCTTGCCGACGGCGCCGGGAGTCCACTCTGGTCCACCCGGTGGATCACCGGCCAGCGGATCAACCATGCCCCGAGATATCATCAGGGTGATCGCATTTAAAATCCCCTCTCCCCTCTGGGGAGAGGGTTAGGGTGAGGGGGTTGCGCTTGTGCCGAACGCACCGCCACGCGCAACCCCCTCACCGGCCCTGCGGGCCACCCTCTCCCCGGAGGGGAGAGGGCTATAAAGGTCAAATGCGATTGCCCTGGAGATATCATCCCGTGCCAAATTGCTGGGGTCGCGGACGTGTTTGATCCCAACTGGAGGCAATTCTTCTTCCGCTGTTTTCATCGGGACATCACCATGGTGCCATGGTCGTCTTCCCGGCTGGACGACGCCTTGCAGCATTTTGCAGTGGAAGGGTGGACAGCATGGCGGACCAGTCGATAAAGTTCTCCTACGAGTACGGGAAATACAAATATTTCGAATTTTCCGGAAACAACAACAAGGTGGATGTCGAGTTCTCCTGGGACCCCCCGAAAACCGATCCGTCGGGAAAGCCGATACCGAAGAAGGTGGTCGATCTTTTCAACAAGAATGTGCGCGAGGCCATTCAGGAGTTGATGAAGGCCGAAGAGAAGACGGTCGCCGAAATAAAGAAGCAGATCCAGGCGTGGGATCAAAAGATCGACAAGCACGAGATCGACGGCCGCAACCTGTTTTTGTTCATGAACACGATCAACGACACCATGGAGCAGCGGGCCGCCGACCGCTTCGGGGGAATCGTCGGCGGCATTGCGACGGTCATGAAGCTGATCGTGAAGAAGGCCTTCGCCGGCCTCGACGCGGCCGTGCGCAAGATGCTCGAGGACATGAAGTGGAAGGTCTACGCCAAGACGGTGGGAAAGATTGTTCTCGCTCTGACGGCGACGGCCCTCGCCATCATGGCCACAGTGTTGACCGGGGGCGCGGCGCTGCCGCTGGTCGTGGCGGGTGCCAAGATCACGCTCGACGTGGTTAAGGAAGGGAAGGCGGCCTACGACAGCTTCAACGACGGCGCGGACGAGGTGGTCGCTCTGCAGAGCGCCGTGAAGAAACACAGGGCCAGCGCGCAGGAGGCGATGAAGGCGGTCGAGCGGGCCGAAAGCCGACGCTACCTCATGGCGGAGTCGGTGAACAAGCTGGAGCGGCAGCTTGGCGCGGCGGAGGCCAAATACGCGGACGTGGAGCGGATCCTCACCCAGAAGAAGATCGACGGGATCACCATCACCGCGGATTCCACCCTCCTGGGTCTGGTCAACAAGGTGAATCGGTACAAGGATCTGATCGACCGCCTCACCCCGCTGCTGAACGCGGCCCGCGCCGACCTGAAGCGCCTGGACGCGCTGATCGACGGAGCGCGGCGGGCGTTCGACCCGTCCACCTACGACGCGATTCCAAACGCCGACTGGAAGACGATTCTCAAGAAATACGCGGACGAGTACGGCGCGACGGTCAAGACGCTGGGTGACCTGGGCTCCAGCATCGCGACCGTCGTTCAGAAGCTGGCCTGAACCCCGGCCCGCCAGTCGTAGCCTTTCATGTGATCGAGGAACGCCCGCATGGCCGCGCTCGGCAGGCGGCGATTCGGGTAATACAGAAACCACTGCGGCAAGGTGGGGCTCCACTCCGGGAAAAGCTCCACCAGCCGACCGTCCCGGACATGGGGTTTCGCATAGTCGTCCAGAACGTGGGCGATGCCCCGGCCGGCCAGGGCGGCCTGAAGCTCGTTGTGCACCGTGCTGACCGTCAGGCGTCCGGCGGGCGTGACCTCCAGCGCGTCGCTCCCGCGGGCGAAGCGCCATGTGACGAGGGTCCCGCCGGGAAATCTCCGCCTGATGCAGTCGTGGTAGACCAGGGCATGCGGCGTCACCGGCAGCCCATGCCGCGCGATGTAATCCGGTGACGCGACGATCGCGTATCGGAGCGACGGTCCGAACGGGACCGCGATCATGTCCTGCGCCAACTGCTTGCCGAAACGGACGCCGGCATCGAACCCCTGCTCCACGATGTCGATCACCGCGGCGTCGCTGATGATCTCGATCCTCACCTCGGGATAGGCGTCCATGAAGTCGAAGACCAGCGGACAGAGGAGATGATCGACGGCGGGTGCCGGCGCGTTGATCCGCAGCGTTCCCGATGGGCTGTCCCTCAACTCGCCGACCTCGGCGATCGCAAGCTGGATGTCGCTCAGCGCCGGGGCCAGGCGATCGAGGAGGCGCTGCCCGGCCTCCGTCGGCGATACGCTCCGCGTCGTCCGATTGAGCAACCGGATGCCCAGCGCCTCCTCCAGGGCGTTCATCGTCTGGCTCAAGGCCGATGACGAGACGCCCCGTTCGAGCGCCGCCGCGCGGAAGCCGCCACAGCGCACGATCGCTGCGAA harbors:
- a CDS encoding LysR family transcriptional regulator, which encodes MNPIRLDSFDVFAAIVRCGGFRAAALERGVSSSALSQTMNALEEALGIRLLNRTTRSVSPTEAGQRLLDRLAPALSDIQLAIAEVGELRDSPSGTLRINAPAPAVDHLLCPLVFDFMDAYPEVRIEIISDAAVIDIVEQGFDAGVRFGKQLAQDMIAVPFGPSLRYAIVASPDYIARHGLPVTPHALVYHDCIRRRFPGGTLVTWRFARGSDALEVTPAGRLTVSTVHNELQAALAGRGIAHVLDDYAKPHVRDGRLVELFPEWSPTLPQWFLYYPNRRLPSAAMRAFLDHMKGYDWRAGVQASF